A DNA window from Mycobacterium sp. IDR2000157661 contains the following coding sequences:
- a CDS encoding YihY/virulence factor BrkB family protein produces MSSVPRVPETATMAGRELGGRTAWRVLGSGRRRLLIESFRRFRYGDGFSHSRALGFQLSLAMVPLMIAAVGLSNTYYSERSGTVLRLTLLQLTPGASDAVVGNALAHSWGDDSSVVALWLGVFVAVFAMTTGMGQVERGANRIYGIQRDRPALQKYTRAFGMAFLAGFPTLAGYILLVAATTFGEAVERVYGFDDDEITAAAMALGVALLLASVTAMLRFAPRRRQPAWSFLALGTGIVLMLWLVFTGIVVVYLAFSDNLGSVYGPLTAVVVLLLWGFLTSIALFFALAISAQVEATCAGEHEGAFEDTEIQPARVVPFTRGAAYCQRGGAQPSGTAEAVGS; encoded by the coding sequence ATGAGTTCGGTCCCTCGCGTGCCCGAAACGGCGACCATGGCGGGTCGTGAACTCGGCGGTCGAACGGCATGGCGGGTGCTCGGCAGCGGTCGGCGCAGACTGCTGATCGAGTCCTTCCGCCGATTCCGCTACGGCGACGGTTTCTCGCATTCGCGTGCGCTGGGCTTTCAGCTCTCGCTGGCCATGGTGCCGTTGATGATCGCCGCTGTCGGGCTGAGCAACACCTACTACTCCGAACGCAGCGGGACGGTGTTGAGGCTGACGCTGCTGCAGCTCACCCCGGGGGCCTCGGACGCGGTGGTCGGCAACGCCTTGGCACACTCCTGGGGCGACGACAGTTCCGTCGTGGCGCTGTGGCTCGGCGTGTTCGTGGCCGTCTTCGCCATGACGACGGGGATGGGTCAGGTCGAACGCGGCGCCAACCGGATCTACGGCATACAGCGCGACCGGCCGGCCCTGCAGAAGTACACCCGCGCGTTCGGCATGGCGTTCCTGGCAGGGTTCCCGACACTGGCGGGCTACATCCTGTTGGTCGCAGCGACCACCTTCGGGGAGGCGGTCGAGCGCGTATACGGGTTCGACGACGACGAAATCACCGCCGCCGCCATGGCGTTGGGTGTCGCGCTGCTGCTGGCCTCGGTCACCGCGATGCTGCGTTTCGCGCCGCGTCGGCGTCAGCCCGCCTGGTCCTTCCTCGCCCTGGGCACGGGCATCGTGTTGATGCTGTGGCTGGTCTTCACCGGCATCGTCGTGGTGTACCTGGCGTTCTCCGACAACCTCGGCAGCGTGTACGGGCCGCTCACGGCGGTGGTGGTGCTGCTGCTGTGGGGATTCCTCACCTCGATTGCCCTATTCTTCGCCCTGGCCATTTCGGCGCAGGTCGAAGCCACGTGCGCCGGTGAGCATGAGGGCGCCTTCGAAGACACCGAGATTCAGCCAGCCCGTGTCGTGCCCTTCACGCGTGGCGCCGCGTATTGTCAGCGCGGCGGCGCGCAGCCCAGCGGCACGGCCGAGGCGGTCGGCTCGTAA
- a CDS encoding general stress protein produces the protein MSEPTNATEHQDADARTLDKRRLLASFSDYADAQALVDRMSDGGFPVEHVSIVGDGVRTVEHVTGRVTKAKAALAGAGTGAWLGAFVGLLFLLFTVGPFWYWIWVLLIPILIGALFGAVFGFVAHWSTRGKRDFSSVQTLMASRYDVFVSTEHVEAATRFVSQR, from the coding sequence ATGTCTGAACCCACGAATGCCACTGAGCATCAAGACGCAGATGCGCGGACCCTCGACAAGCGACGGCTGCTTGCGTCCTTCTCGGACTACGCAGATGCGCAGGCACTGGTGGACCGCATGTCCGACGGCGGCTTTCCGGTCGAGCACGTCAGCATCGTGGGCGACGGTGTGCGCACCGTGGAACATGTCACCGGCCGGGTGACCAAAGCCAAGGCCGCGCTGGCGGGCGCAGGCACCGGCGCATGGCTCGGTGCGTTCGTAGGGCTGCTGTTCCTGTTGTTCACGGTGGGCCCGTTCTGGTACTGGATCTGGGTGCTGCTCATCCCGATTCTCATCGGCGCCCTGTTCGGGGCCGTGTTCGGGTTCGTTGCGCACTGGTCGACGCGCGGCAAGCGCGACTTCTCCAGTGTGCAGACCCTGATGGCGTCCCGGTATGACGTTTTCGTCAGCACCGAACACGTCGAGGCGGCAACACGATTCGTGTCTCAGCGATGA
- a CDS encoding TetR/AcrR family transcriptional regulator, producing MKADAFSDDKTPAAGRPRDPRIDAAILRATADLLVQIGYSNLTMAAVAERACTTKTALYRRWSSKAELVHEAAFPAAPTAIETPPGDIAADIRAMVAATRDVFTSPVVRAALPGLIADMAADADLNARVMNRFTGVFSAVRTRIVDAVRRGEVNAGVDPDRLVEVIGGATLLRMLLAPGRPLGDDWVEQTTAIVVHGVSSA from the coding sequence ATGAAAGCAGACGCGTTCTCGGATGACAAGACCCCTGCGGCCGGTCGGCCGCGGGACCCGCGTATCGACGCTGCCATACTGCGGGCCACCGCGGATCTGCTTGTGCAAATCGGCTATTCGAATCTGACCATGGCCGCGGTCGCCGAGCGGGCCTGCACCACCAAGACGGCCCTGTACCGCCGGTGGTCGAGCAAGGCCGAACTGGTGCACGAGGCGGCGTTTCCGGCGGCGCCGACCGCCATCGAGACTCCGCCGGGCGACATCGCCGCCGATATCCGCGCCATGGTGGCCGCCACCCGCGACGTGTTCACCAGCCCCGTCGTGCGGGCGGCGCTGCCCGGGCTGATCGCCGACATGGCCGCCGACGCCGACCTCAACGCCCGCGTCATGAATCGCTTCACCGGGGTGTTCTCGGCGGTGCGCACCCGCATCGTCGACGCTGTTCGGCGCGGCGAGGTCAACGCGGGCGTCGACCCGGATCGGCTCGTCGAGGTGATCGGGGGAGCCACGCTGCTGCGGATGCTGTTGGCGCCCGGCCGACCGCTGGGCGACGACTGGGTCGAGCAGACCACCGCCATCGTCGTACACGGTGTGTCGAGCGCGTGA
- a CDS encoding phosphotransferase family protein, whose protein sequence is MATEPAVEDVGRLEHSSRDLSTLPDVMSRWLATVLPGGATPEITVESGVDANGMSSETIILTGRWDDNGQVEQKWVARVAPTTDDVPVFDSYRMDHQFEVIRLVGAQTDIPVPQVRWLENTGQVLGTPFFLMDYVDGRVPPDVMPYTFGGNWFADSPAEKRRELQDSTVGVLAKLHSIPRPQETFSFLDDGSDANALRRNLNWLQNWYEFAVPDIGRSPLVERALDWLEVNWPADVAAGEPVLVWGDSRVGNVLYQEYRPVAVLDWEMATLGPREMDAAWMIFAHNVFQELAGLAGLPGLPDFMTEADVTATYAELTGVQLGDLNWLYVYSGVIWACVFMRTSARRVRFGEIEQPDDVESLFYHASLLRRLIGDA, encoded by the coding sequence GTGGCTACTGAACCGGCTGTCGAAGATGTCGGCCGCCTCGAGCATTCGAGTCGCGATCTGTCCACGCTGCCCGATGTGATGTCGCGGTGGCTGGCGACGGTACTGCCGGGCGGGGCGACCCCGGAGATCACCGTCGAAAGCGGTGTGGACGCCAACGGGATGTCGTCGGAGACGATCATCCTGACGGGCCGCTGGGACGACAACGGTCAGGTCGAGCAGAAGTGGGTGGCGCGCGTCGCGCCGACCACCGACGACGTGCCGGTGTTCGACTCGTACCGGATGGACCATCAGTTCGAGGTCATTCGACTGGTCGGCGCGCAGACCGACATCCCGGTGCCGCAGGTGCGGTGGCTGGAGAACACCGGCCAGGTGCTGGGCACTCCGTTCTTCCTGATGGACTATGTCGACGGACGGGTGCCGCCAGACGTCATGCCCTACACCTTCGGCGGCAACTGGTTCGCCGACTCCCCGGCCGAGAAGCGACGAGAGCTTCAGGACAGCACCGTCGGCGTGCTGGCCAAGCTTCATTCGATTCCCCGTCCGCAGGAGACGTTCAGCTTCCTCGACGACGGCTCGGACGCCAACGCCCTGCGGCGCAACCTGAACTGGCTGCAGAACTGGTATGAGTTCGCGGTGCCGGACATCGGGCGGTCACCGCTGGTGGAGCGGGCGCTGGACTGGCTCGAGGTGAACTGGCCCGCCGACGTCGCCGCCGGCGAACCGGTGCTGGTGTGGGGCGACTCGCGCGTCGGCAACGTGCTGTACCAGGAGTACCGGCCCGTCGCGGTGCTGGACTGGGAGATGGCCACCCTCGGACCGCGTGAAATGGACGCGGCATGGATGATCTTCGCCCACAATGTTTTTCAGGAACTGGCAGGCCTCGCCGGCCTGCCCGGACTGCCCGACTTCATGACCGAGGCCGACGTCACGGCCACCTATGCCGAGCTCACCGGCGTGCAGCTGGGCGACCTGAACTGGTTATACGTGTACTCCGGTGTCATCTGGGCGTGTGTGTTCATGCGGACCAGCGCGCGTCGGGTGCGCTTCGGCGAGATCGAGCAGCCCGACGACGTGGAGTCGCTGTTCTATCACGCTTCCTTGTTGAGACGACTCATCGGAGACGCCTGA
- a CDS encoding flavin-containing monooxygenase produces MADYSDVLIIGAGISGIGAAHRIGERNPDLSYTILERRERVGGTWDLFRYPGIRSDSDIYTLCFPWEPWTRPEMIADGEHIWQYLEATTRRHGIDRHIRFNTHVRSADWDWDTDTWTVRCEENGVERDYRCRWLFFGTGYFDYDEPYRPEFKGIDDFAGEVVHPQHWPESFDWTAKRVVVVGSGATAVSLIPSLTADAAHVTMLQRTPSYMMSTTKIEPTAVVMRKVLPLKLAHWIVRWRNALLGAALWGITRVAPEFSKRVLRRIAEKNLPPGYPVDEHFKPPYNPWDQRLCFIVSADLYKEIAEGRLEMVTGRIDFIDTNGAVLESGRRIDADVIITATGLQLQLLGGVTLSIAGEKIDPHERFLYRRHMLEDVPNAAWCVGYTNASWTLGADMTAQSFARLVAHMRSHGYTHGYPHLGGAPMPEQPAFNLESGYVKRGLHVLPKSGTRRPWMLSHNFLRDALGHRFESADEAMVFGRTPVATTPVA; encoded by the coding sequence ATGGCCGACTACAGCGACGTGCTCATCATCGGTGCCGGTATCTCGGGTATCGGCGCGGCTCACCGCATCGGCGAGCGCAACCCCGACCTCAGCTACACCATCCTGGAGCGCCGCGAGCGTGTCGGAGGTACGTGGGACCTGTTCCGATACCCGGGAATTCGGTCCGACAGCGACATCTACACGTTGTGCTTCCCGTGGGAGCCATGGACTCGGCCGGAGATGATCGCTGACGGCGAACACATCTGGCAGTACCTTGAGGCCACGACCCGCCGGCACGGCATCGACCGACACATCCGGTTCAACACGCATGTCCGCAGCGCGGATTGGGACTGGGACACCGACACCTGGACGGTGCGGTGCGAAGAGAACGGTGTCGAAAGGGATTACCGCTGCCGGTGGTTGTTCTTCGGGACCGGATACTTCGACTACGACGAGCCGTACCGACCGGAGTTCAAGGGAATCGACGACTTCGCCGGTGAGGTGGTACATCCCCAGCACTGGCCGGAGTCGTTCGACTGGACCGCGAAGCGGGTCGTGGTCGTCGGAAGCGGTGCGACGGCGGTGAGCCTGATTCCGTCCCTGACCGCCGATGCCGCGCACGTGACGATGCTGCAGCGCACCCCGTCGTACATGATGTCGACCACGAAGATCGAGCCGACCGCAGTGGTGATGCGTAAAGTGCTGCCGCTCAAACTCGCTCATTGGATAGTGCGGTGGCGAAATGCACTGCTCGGTGCGGCGCTGTGGGGCATCACGCGCGTAGCGCCGGAATTCAGCAAGCGCGTGCTGCGGCGAATCGCGGAGAAGAACCTGCCCCCCGGCTATCCCGTCGACGAACACTTCAAGCCGCCGTACAACCCGTGGGATCAGCGGCTGTGTTTCATCGTGAGCGCCGATCTGTACAAGGAGATCGCCGAAGGCCGCCTCGAGATGGTCACCGGCCGCATCGACTTCATCGACACGAACGGCGCGGTGCTCGAGTCGGGCCGCCGGATCGACGCGGACGTGATCATCACCGCGACCGGCCTGCAACTGCAATTACTCGGCGGGGTGACGCTGAGCATCGCAGGGGAGAAGATCGACCCCCACGAGCGGTTCCTGTACCGACGGCACATGCTCGAGGACGTGCCCAACGCGGCGTGGTGTGTCGGCTACACGAACGCCTCGTGGACGCTGGGCGCCGACATGACCGCGCAGTCCTTCGCCAGGCTGGTGGCCCACATGCGGTCCCACGGTTACACCCACGGCTATCCGCACCTCGGCGGGGCCCCGATGCCGGAGCAGCCCGCGTTCAACCTGGAGTCCGGCTACGTCAAACGCGGGCTCCATGTGTTGCCGAAGTCGGGCACCAGGCGGCCGTGGATGTTGAGCCACAACTTCTTGCGTGACGCGTTGGGCCACCGGTTCGAGTCGGCCGACGAGGCGATGGTCTTCGGCCGAACGCCGGTCGCGACGACGCCCGTCGCCTGA
- a CDS encoding flavin-containing monooxygenase: MVANEPGERAEYSDVLIIGAGISGIGAAYRMHEKNPDLSYTVLERRSRIGGTWDLHRYPGIRSDSDIFTLSFPWESWTRPENVADGPDIRDYLTETARKHGIDRHIRFDTRVLSAEWDSTTDTWTVHAEQDGTARTYQGRFLFFGTGYYNYDEPYRPEFPGLQEFRGEVVHPQHWPESLDYAGKRVVVIGSGATAVSMIPSLSQKAGHVTMLQRSPSYMLSTPRINPVVQAIRKLPGRAGYWAARVYNVIFTVFVYAFARAAPGLSKRYIRSHAKRVLPEGYPVDVHFKPRYDPWDQRLCAMLDDDFYEAINTGRMDVVTDQIDHIDASGIALRSGQRIDADVIITATGIQLQALGGVALSVDGEEVKPQDRFVYKEHMLEDIPNLAWCVGYINASWTLRADLTARAFAKLVAYMDAHGYTHAYPHLGDKPMPEKPAWNINAGYVQRSAHVLPKSGTHRPWNVRHNYVLDAIDHRVDRIEESMVFGRSPVPAQAITA, from the coding sequence ATGGTGGCCAACGAGCCGGGCGAGCGGGCCGAATACTCCGACGTGTTGATCATCGGCGCAGGGATCTCCGGGATCGGCGCGGCCTACCGCATGCACGAGAAGAACCCCGACCTGTCCTACACCGTGTTGGAGCGCCGCTCGCGTATCGGCGGCACCTGGGACCTGCACCGGTACCCGGGCATCCGCTCCGACAGCGACATCTTCACGCTCAGCTTCCCGTGGGAGTCGTGGACGCGTCCGGAGAACGTCGCCGACGGGCCCGACATCCGGGACTATTTGACTGAGACGGCCCGCAAGCACGGCATCGACCGGCACATCCGGTTCGACACGCGCGTGCTTTCAGCGGAGTGGGACTCGACCACCGACACCTGGACCGTGCACGCCGAGCAGGACGGAACCGCCAGGACGTACCAAGGGCGGTTCCTGTTCTTCGGCACCGGCTACTACAACTACGACGAGCCGTACCGGCCGGAGTTCCCTGGTCTGCAGGAGTTCCGCGGTGAGGTGGTGCATCCGCAGCACTGGCCGGAGTCCCTCGACTACGCGGGTAAGCGGGTGGTCGTGATCGGCAGCGGCGCAACGGCGGTCAGCATGATTCCGTCGCTGAGCCAGAAGGCCGGCCACGTGACGATGCTGCAGCGGTCGCCCTCCTACATGCTGTCCACACCACGCATCAACCCGGTCGTGCAGGCGATCCGCAAGCTGCCCGGCCGGGCCGGGTACTGGGCGGCCCGCGTCTACAACGTGATCTTCACGGTCTTCGTCTATGCCTTCGCGCGGGCGGCGCCGGGGCTCAGCAAGCGCTACATCCGCAGCCACGCGAAACGCGTTCTGCCGGAAGGCTATCCCGTCGACGTGCACTTCAAGCCACGTTACGACCCGTGGGATCAACGGCTGTGCGCGATGCTCGACGACGACTTCTACGAGGCGATCAACACCGGCCGCATGGACGTGGTGACCGATCAGATCGACCACATCGACGCCTCCGGCATCGCGCTGCGCTCGGGGCAGCGCATCGACGCCGACGTGATCATCACCGCGACCGGCATCCAGTTGCAGGCGCTCGGCGGCGTCGCGTTGAGCGTGGATGGCGAGGAGGTCAAGCCGCAGGATCGGTTCGTCTACAAGGAACACATGCTCGAGGACATCCCGAACCTGGCCTGGTGCGTCGGCTACATCAACGCGTCGTGGACGTTGCGCGCCGATCTGACCGCCCGGGCGTTCGCGAAGCTGGTGGCTTACATGGACGCTCACGGCTACACGCACGCCTACCCGCATCTGGGGGACAAGCCGATGCCGGAGAAGCCGGCCTGGAACATCAACGCCGGTTACGTGCAGCGCTCGGCGCACGTGCTACCGAAGTCGGGCACCCACCGGCCCTGGAACGTGCGGCACAACTACGTGCTCGACGCCATCGACCACCGCGTGGACCGAATCGAGGAGTCGATGGTGTTCGGCCGGAGCCCAGTGCCGGCGCAGGCGATCACCGCCTGA
- a CDS encoding TIGR03617 family F420-dependent LLM class oxidoreductase, protein MKVMTALFGPTDAIERAQLLREAGASGVFTFEGPHDVFVPLTLAATVDGLDLMSNVAIAFPRNPEQLAHQANDLQLLSKGRFVLGLGTQVRAQIEKRYGVAFDRPVARMKEMVGALRAVFAAWNTGERLDFRGEFYRHTLMTPTFNPGPNPYGPPPIYLGALGPRLTRATAEVADGLLVMPFGSKRFLHEATMPAVRAGLAAAGRSPDELAVVPEIIVSVGEDSASDAHAAVRRLLAFYGSTPAYRPVLEVHGWGDLQPELNAMSKQGRWQDMAALIDDEMLHTVAACGSPAEVAAHIRDRVDGVSDRICLYQPGPIAVDSLAEIIDALRS, encoded by the coding sequence GTGAAGGTCATGACGGCGTTGTTCGGACCGACGGATGCAATCGAGCGAGCCCAGCTGCTGCGCGAGGCCGGCGCCAGCGGGGTGTTCACCTTCGAGGGTCCGCACGACGTGTTCGTTCCGCTCACCCTGGCCGCCACGGTCGACGGCCTCGACCTGATGAGCAACGTGGCGATCGCCTTTCCCCGCAATCCCGAGCAGCTCGCGCACCAGGCCAACGATCTGCAGCTGCTGTCGAAAGGCCGGTTCGTCCTCGGTCTCGGCACGCAGGTGCGCGCCCAGATCGAGAAGCGGTACGGAGTCGCGTTCGACCGTCCGGTGGCGCGGATGAAGGAGATGGTCGGCGCGCTGCGGGCCGTGTTCGCGGCGTGGAACACCGGCGAGCGGCTGGACTTTCGCGGCGAGTTCTACCGGCACACGCTGATGACCCCGACGTTCAACCCGGGCCCCAACCCGTACGGTCCGCCGCCGATCTACCTCGGTGCACTGGGGCCGCGGCTCACCCGGGCGACCGCCGAGGTCGCCGACGGCTTGTTGGTGATGCCGTTCGGCTCCAAGCGCTTCCTGCACGAGGCGACGATGCCTGCGGTGCGGGCGGGCTTGGCGGCGGCCGGTCGCAGCCCCGACGAGCTGGCCGTCGTGCCCGAGATCATCGTGTCGGTGGGCGAGGACTCAGCGTCCGACGCGCACGCCGCCGTGCGACGCCTGCTGGCCTTCTACGGTTCAACGCCGGCCTACCGGCCGGTGCTCGAGGTGCACGGGTGGGGTGATCTGCAGCCGGAGCTCAACGCGATGTCCAAGCAGGGACGCTGGCAGGACATGGCCGCGCTGATCGACGACGAGATGCTGCACACCGTTGCGGCGTGCGGCAGCCCGGCGGAGGTGGCCGCCCACATCCGTGACCGTGTCGACGGGGTCTCCGACCGGATCTGCCTGTACCAGCCGGGGCCGATCGCGGTGGATTCGTTGGCCGAGATCATCGACGCACTGCGGTCCTGA
- a CDS encoding flavin monoamine oxidase family protein, with translation MSIPHSADVAVVGAGFAGLAAARELTRLGHDVVVLEGRDRVGGRSSTATIAGIPVDLGGTFVGPTQDAVVDLARELGCGTVATHNRGKNLIRWRGKVRSYRSTIPRLSIIELLDVSRIQWRFERVCRRVPVHKPWEASVADALDSQSLDGWLKSVHASAGTRDLMAIMSRVTWGCEPEAVSMLHAVHYVKAAGGLDRMLDVEGGAQQNRFPAGTQQIAERMAAEIEALGNPVVRGAVVRRIERHSDGDVSVTSDAGTVTAKAVVVAIPPEHRAAIAFLPDLPPDYGKLAQHWPQGNLSKAYAAYETPFWRAKGLSGEALSDEGPVFITFDVSPSDEGPGILLGFTDARTFDPLPPAQRREQALSGFATLFGEAALAPIDYLDHCWGAEPFAPGGPTAAVPPGSWTTYGPWLRKPVDGIYWAGTETAEKWTGFLDGAVRSGLRAADEVHRALAGAKS, from the coding sequence GTGAGCATCCCGCACAGTGCCGACGTCGCCGTGGTGGGCGCAGGATTCGCCGGACTCGCCGCGGCGCGGGAATTGACCCGCCTCGGGCACGACGTGGTGGTGCTCGAGGGCCGCGACCGCGTCGGCGGGCGCTCGTCGACCGCGACGATCGCAGGTATACCGGTAGACCTGGGCGGCACCTTCGTCGGGCCCACGCAGGACGCGGTTGTCGATCTGGCGCGCGAGCTGGGCTGCGGCACCGTCGCCACGCACAACCGCGGCAAGAATCTGATCCGCTGGCGCGGCAAGGTCCGTTCCTACCGCAGCACCATCCCGCGGCTGTCGATCATCGAGTTGCTCGACGTGTCCCGTATCCAGTGGCGGTTCGAGCGTGTCTGCCGGCGGGTGCCCGTGCACAAACCGTGGGAGGCGTCGGTCGCCGATGCGCTGGATTCGCAGTCACTCGACGGCTGGCTGAAGTCGGTGCACGCCAGCGCCGGCACCCGCGACCTCATGGCGATCATGAGCAGGGTCACCTGGGGCTGTGAACCAGAGGCCGTGTCGATGCTGCACGCGGTGCACTACGTCAAGGCCGCAGGCGGCCTGGACCGCATGCTCGACGTCGAGGGCGGCGCGCAGCAGAACCGCTTCCCCGCAGGCACCCAGCAGATCGCCGAGCGAATGGCCGCAGAAATCGAAGCACTGGGCAATCCTGTCGTGCGGGGCGCGGTGGTGCGCCGCATCGAACGCCACAGCGACGGCGACGTGAGCGTGACATCCGATGCGGGCACGGTCACCGCCAAGGCCGTCGTCGTCGCGATTCCGCCCGAGCACCGCGCGGCCATCGCGTTCCTGCCCGACCTGCCACCCGATTACGGCAAGCTCGCCCAGCACTGGCCCCAGGGCAACCTCAGCAAGGCCTACGCCGCCTACGAAACCCCGTTCTGGCGGGCGAAAGGACTGTCCGGAGAAGCGCTTTCCGACGAGGGGCCGGTGTTCATCACCTTCGACGTGAGCCCTAGCGACGAGGGACCCGGCATCCTGCTGGGCTTCACCGACGCGCGGACCTTCGACCCGCTACCGCCCGCCCAGCGTCGCGAGCAGGCGCTGTCGGGGTTCGCGACGTTGTTCGGCGAGGCCGCCCTGGCGCCGATCGACTACCTCGATCACTGTTGGGGCGCAGAACCATTCGCCCCGGGCGGTCCGACGGCGGCGGTGCCGCCGGGATCGTGGACGACATACGGGCCTTGGCTGCGCAAACCGGTCGACGGCATCTACTGGGCCGGCACCGAGACCGCCGAGAAGTGGACGGGCTTCCTCGACGGCGCCGTGCGGTCGGGGCTGCGGGCCGCCGACGAGGTGCACCGCGCGCTGGCGGGCGCTAAGAGCTGA
- a CDS encoding alpha/beta fold hydrolase, with protein MSRRPRGATHAPFFAPARQLPPGRAVAVRSKDGIRLHAEVFGPEDGYPIVLAHGITCALRVWAHQITDLSRDYRVIAFDHRGHGRSAVPTRRHGYSLDHLAGDLDSVLDATLARHERAVIAGHSMGGIAITSWAERYADRVTERAAGVALINTTTGDLLRHVRLLPVPPQLADVRVFAAGTLLKTFGAAPLMGPIHRPNRRFISMMAVGRDADPAIAEFVYELFASTSAAGRGGWARTLVEHLGPQHIGLKNLAVPTLVIGSEKDRLLPMVSSRRIAREVPHLAQFVELSGGHCAILERPQEVNSHLRQLVEAATVERRVSS; from the coding sequence ATGAGTCGTCGCCCCCGGGGCGCAACGCACGCCCCCTTCTTCGCCCCCGCCAGACAGCTGCCGCCAGGCCGCGCCGTCGCCGTGCGCTCCAAGGACGGCATCCGCCTGCACGCCGAGGTCTTCGGCCCCGAAGACGGCTACCCGATCGTGCTGGCGCACGGCATCACCTGTGCGCTTCGGGTGTGGGCGCACCAGATCACCGACCTGTCGCGCGACTACCGCGTCATCGCCTTCGACCACCGCGGCCACGGTCGCAGCGCGGTGCCGACGCGGCGCCACGGCTACAGCCTGGACCACCTGGCGGGCGATCTCGACTCGGTGCTGGATGCGACGCTGGCACGACACGAACGCGCTGTCATCGCCGGTCACTCCATGGGCGGGATCGCTATCACCTCGTGGGCCGAGCGCTATGCCGACCGGGTGACCGAGCGGGCCGCAGGCGTCGCGCTCATCAACACCACCACCGGCGATCTGCTGCGCCACGTCCGATTGCTCCCGGTTCCGCCGCAACTGGCCGACGTCCGCGTGTTCGCGGCGGGAACGCTGCTCAAGACGTTCGGCGCGGCTCCGCTGATGGGCCCGATCCACCGTCCGAACCGGCGGTTCATCTCGATGATGGCCGTGGGCCGCGATGCCGACCCCGCGATCGCCGAATTCGTCTACGAGTTGTTCGCGTCCACCTCGGCGGCCGGTCGTGGCGGCTGGGCCCGAACCCTGGTCGAACATCTCGGCCCGCAGCACATCGGGCTGAAGAACCTGGCGGTGCCAACCCTGGTGATCGGCAGCGAGAAGGACCGGCTGCTGCCGATGGTCTCGTCGCGGCGCATCGCCCGTGAGGTGCCCCATCTCGCGCAGTTCGTCGAACTCTCCGGCGGGCACTGCGCGATCCTGGAACGCCCGCAGGAGGTCAACAGCCACCTGCGGCAGCTGGTCGAAGCCGCGACCGTTGAGCGTCGCGTCAGCTCTTAG
- a CDS encoding NADPH:quinone oxidoreductase family protein, with protein MRAIQIASLDGPQSAKLVELDEPDGEGQIVIEVHAAGVAFPDVLQSRGLYQYKPEMPYTPGGEVAGVVRSAPADAHVSAGDRVAALTMLCGAMAEVVALPAERVFKLPDNVSFQAGAGLLFNDLTMHHALRTRGRLADGETVLVHGAAGGIGTSTLRLAPAWGASRVIAVVSTEDKAEVARAAGATDVVLADGFKARVKELTEGRGVDIVVDPVGGDRFTDSLRSLAPGGRLLVIGFTGGEIPTVKVNRLLLNNIDVVGVGWGAWTLTHPGYLAEQWAELEQVLASGAVAAPEPQVFPLERAADAIAALEDRSARGKVVVAVR; from the coding sequence ATGCGCGCGATTCAGATAGCCAGCCTCGACGGACCGCAATCCGCGAAGCTCGTCGAGCTCGACGAACCCGACGGCGAAGGCCAGATCGTCATCGAGGTGCACGCGGCCGGGGTGGCGTTTCCGGACGTGCTGCAGTCGCGCGGGCTCTATCAGTACAAGCCGGAGATGCCCTACACCCCGGGCGGCGAGGTGGCCGGTGTCGTGCGCAGCGCACCGGCGGACGCGCACGTCTCGGCGGGCGACCGCGTCGCGGCGCTGACCATGTTGTGCGGTGCGATGGCGGAAGTCGTTGCGCTGCCGGCCGAGCGGGTGTTCAAGTTGCCCGACAACGTTTCGTTTCAGGCCGGCGCCGGCCTGCTGTTCAACGACCTGACGATGCATCACGCGCTGCGCACCCGGGGCCGGTTGGCCGACGGTGAGACGGTGCTGGTGCACGGCGCGGCAGGCGGCATCGGCACGTCGACGCTGCGGCTGGCGCCGGCCTGGGGGGCGTCGCGGGTGATCGCGGTGGTGAGCACCGAGGACAAGGCCGAGGTGGCCCGGGCAGCCGGGGCCACAGACGTCGTGCTGGCGGACGGTTTCAAGGCCAGGGTCAAGGAGCTGACCGAGGGGCGCGGCGTGGACATCGTCGTCGACCCGGTCGGCGGCGACCGGTTCACCGACTCGCTTCGGTCGCTGGCGCCGGGGGGCCGACTGCTGGTCATCGGCTTCACCGGCGGTGAGATCCCGACCGTCAAGGTGAACCGGTTGTTGCTCAACAACATCGATGTCGTGGGGGTGGGCTGGGGCGCGTGGACGCTGACGCATCCGGGTTACCTGGCCGAGCAGTGGGCCGAACTGGAGCAGGTGCTGGCCTCGGGCGCGGTGGCGGCGCCGGAGCCGCAGGTGTTCCCGCTCGAGCGGGCCGCGGACGCGATTGCGGCGCTGGAGGACCGGTCGGCAAGGGGCAAGGTCGTCGTCGCGGTGCGGTGA